Part of the Gemmatimonadaceae bacterium genome, CGCGATAATGGGATATCAGGAGCTGCTTGCCGACGGCATAAGCGGCCCCATAACCGAGCAGCAATCGCAACAACTCGGAAGAATCAAGGCCAGCGCGCGTCACCTGCTGTCGCTGATCGATGAGATACTGACGTTCACGCGAATCGACGCGGGTCGGGAGAAAGTGGACCTGGAGCGCGCATCCCTGACGACTATTCTCGAGCCCGCCGCGGAGCTGGTCGAGCCCCTCGCTCGCGCCCGCGGCCTTCACATCGAAGTGATGCTACCGCCGAATGAAGTAATTGTCGAGACGGACGCGGTGAAGGTGCGCCAGATGATCGTCAATCTGTTGAGCAACGCCGTGAAATTCACCGACAGCGGCCGCATCATCCTTTCCGGCGACCAGAAGGGAGACCAGCTGATTGTATCAGTCGAGGATACCGGAATCGGAATAAGCCCGGAACATTTCGAGCGGGTCTTCGAGCCCTTCTGGCAAGTGGAGCAGAAAGCGACGCGCCGCGCGGGCGGGACGGGGCTCGGCCTCACCGTCACCCGGCGGCTCGCGTTGCTTCTCGGCGGCGACGTGACGGTGAAGAGTGAGCCGGGTACCGGAACGACATTCACGATCTGTCTTCCCGTACGGCCAAGCGAATCGAGTCCGATGATAGCGCGCGCAGCCTCCATGCACCCGGACTAGATTCTCGCGCCAGGCATTTTGCCGAGCCTGTTCCAGCCCAGCTCGCTGTACTCCCTACGAATCAGGAGCAAGCATGAAGCTTCGCGTGTCGGTCATCCGAAGTCTCTTCTGTGCTTTCGTGCTGACAGCCAGCCACAATGTATTCGCTCAGCAGACCGTGTCGGCACCTCCGATTGCTGACCGCTACCGGGCGAATGCGACACGATTGATTGCTGCGGCGCTCGCTGACAGTGTCGCCTACAACCGGCTTGCGCGTCTGACGGACACATTCGGCCACAGGTTCAGCGGCTCGGCGAGTCTCGAGGCTGCAATCGACTGGATTCTCGCCGAAATGAAGCGTGACGGCCTCCAGAATGTGCGCGGCGAAAAAGTAATGGTCCCGCGCTGGGTTCGCGGCAACGAATCGGCAATGCTGGTGAGCCCGAGACGCTACCGGCTGCACATGCTGGGGCTCGGCCGAAGTGTGGGAACGCCCCCGGCAGGAATTACCGTCCCAGTGCTCGTGGTCGGCAGCTTCGATGAATTCGCCAGACGACAAGCCGAAGCGAAAGGAAAGATCGTTCTGTTCGACGCTCCGTTCGTCAGCTACGGCGAGACAGTGAGATACCGTGGGCGTGCGGCGTCGACGGCTGCGCGAGCGGGCGCTGTCGCGGCGCTCATCCGAAGCATCGCATCGAACTCGATTCAGAATCCGCACACGGGGGCGATGTCCTATGACACCACCGTCGCGCGAATTCCGGCGGCTGCGCTCAGCGTGGAGGACGCCATGATGCTCCACCGCATGAGCGACCGCGGCGAAAAAATCGTCGTCACGCTCAAGATGGAAGCAAAGACATTACCCGATGCTCCGTCACGAAACGTTATTGCTGAAATTGTCGGATCCGAGAAGCCGGACGAAGTTGTGGTGATTGGCGGCCACATCGACTCCTGGGATGTTGGACAAGGCGCAATGGACGACGGCGGCGGGAGCGTCGCGGCGTGGGAAGTGGTGAGGCTGATCAAGGACCTCGGCCTGAGGCCGCGGCGGACGATACGCGTAGTTCTGTGGACGAACGAAGAGAACGGCTCGCGAGGTGCGCTCGCTTATCGCGATACACACGCGCACGAGCTCGACAAGCACGTGCTCGCGATGGAATCGGATGCCGGGGTGTTCAAGCCCCTCGGCTACCGCGTCACAGGCCCCGACTCCGCCGTTGCCATCGTGCGCGACATCGCCTCTCTGCTCGCCGGCATCGGTGCAACGAGCGCCGAGGCGGGAGGTCCGGACGTTGATGTCGGGCCGCTTGCGGAAAGAGGGGTTCCTGCAGCGAGCCCGATCGTGGACGGGACGCGCTACTTCTGGTATCACCATAGCGACGGCGACACGATCGACAAGCTCAATCCGCGCGAGATGTCGGAATGTGTCGCAGTGAATGGCGGTGCTGGCCTACATCGTCGCGGACATGCCTGGCACTCTCGGGCGGGTGGCTCCGACGCCAGGTGGCTAGCTATTTCGCCGCGACGGGTCCGTCAGGCTTTGACGTCACCGGCGCCCCGGCCGTTTCCAACGGGGCCACGAAGTTGAACAGGTCAAGCTTCATCATGCCGCGGGGACGCGCAGCAGCGTCGTAGCGATACGACGTTACCGAGCAGTTCGCGATCTCCTCTGTGCGATCGATGGCGAGGATCTGTTCCTCCGTCATGTGCTC contains:
- a CDS encoding M20/M25/M40 family metallo-hydrolase, with translation MKLRVSVIRSLFCAFVLTASHNVFAQQTVSAPPIADRYRANATRLIAAALADSVAYNRLARLTDTFGHRFSGSASLEAAIDWILAEMKRDGLQNVRGEKVMVPRWVRGNESAMLVSPRRYRLHMLGLGRSVGTPPAGITVPVLVVGSFDEFARRQAEAKGKIVLFDAPFVSYGETVRYRGRAASTAARAGAVAALIRSIASNSIQNPHTGAMSYDTTVARIPAAALSVEDAMMLHRMSDRGEKIVVTLKMEAKTLPDAPSRNVIAEIVGSEKPDEVVVIGGHIDSWDVGQGAMDDGGGSVAAWEVVRLIKDLGLRPRRTIRVVLWTNEENGSRGALAYRDTHAHELDKHVLAMESDAGVFKPLGYRVTGPDSAVAIVRDIASLLAGIGATSAEAGGPDVDVGPLAERGVPAASPIVDGTRYFWYHHSDGDTIDKLNPREMSECVAVNGGAGLHRRGHAWHSRAGGSDARWLAISPRRVRQALTSPAPRPFPTGPRS